The Nitrospira lenta region ATACAACACGCGCGAAAAGGGCACGCGCCGGGTTCCTGCCGTCGAGTCTTCCGGATTGTTCACGGCCTCCATGTCCTCGACCATCCCCTCAGGATAGTTTTCGATGACGACCTTCAAGGGGTTGAGCACGGCCATCACACGCGGCGACCGCTTGTTCAAGTCTTCGCGAATGAAGAATTCAAGCAATTGCATCTCCACGATTGCATCGCGCTTGGCTACGCCGATGTGTTCGCAGAAAGCGCGAATGGCCTCCGCGGTATAGCCGCGCCGCCGCAGTCCCTTGATCGTCGGGATGCGGGGATCGTCCCAGCCTGTGACCAATTTCTTCGTCACGAGTTCCAACAGTTTTCGCTTGCTCATGACCGCGAAGGTCAGGTTCAGCCGGGCGAATTCGATCTGTCGCGGCCGATGGGCTGCCTCTGATTCTGCGACGACCCAGTCGTAGAGTGGACGATGGTCTTCAAACTCCAGCGTGCAGAGGGAGTGGGTGATGCCTTCAATAGCGTCCGACAGCGGGTGGGCGAAGTCGTACGCTGGATAGATGCACCACGCGGTGCCGGTCCGGTAGTGGGCGGCATGGCGGATGCGATAGAGCACGGGATCGCGCAGGTTGATGTTCGGCGATGCCATGTCGATCTTGGCCCGCAGGACATGCGTCCCGTCGGGGAATTCGCCCGCGCGCATCCGGCGAAAGAGATCCAGACTTTCATCGACCGGTCTGGTGCGGTACGGGCTATTCTTGCCGGGCTCGGTGAGCGTGCCCCGATACTCGCGCATCTGGTCGGCCGTCAGGCTATCGACGTAGGCGTTGCCTTTTTGAATGAGGTGCACGGCAAACTCGTAGAGTTGCTCGAAATAATCCGAGGCGTAAAACTTCTTGTCGTGCCAGTCGAATCCCAGCCAGCGCACGTCGTCCTGAATGGACTCAACGAATTCCGGATCTTCTGTGGTGGGGTTCGTGTCGTCGAAGCGCAGATGGCAGATTCCCCCGGGATTTTCGTTGGCGAGGCCGAAATTGAGATAAATGGATTTTGCATGGCCGATGTGGAGATAGCCGTTCGGTTCCGGTGGGAAGCGGGTCACGACGCGGCCGCCGTGCTTGCCGGCGGCTTGATCGGCTGCCACGATCTCACGGATGAAATCTGAAGGCCCTGTGGATGCTAGGTCAGTCATTGGCTTGTCGCTCGCAGTTTCAATAGTTATGCGCAGAGCAGTCGGATCGCGGCGTAGTTGTACCACAGTCCGGTGTGTGCGAGAAACGGGGAGAGGGCGGCGTTGATTAGGAGAGCGGCTCGGAGGGTTCCTGGGTCTGACGGGAGGACATCAGAATGACATGGAAGTCCTTTTGCGCGATGAGATGCCCTTCCATTCGAAGCCGGAATTCGTAGCGGCCGGGAGCGGGAAACATCAGTGACGGAATATTGATGCCGAAATCTGAGATCTGTAGCCGGTCGGCGATGACGATATTGGGAAGGGTGGCGCGACAGACCAGCTGCTCCGTGTTGATGTAGGCCAGATCGATATCGAAATGGTACGTGCCCTCTGCGTCGGTAAGGCAGAAATACAGGCCCATCTGATTGTGCTGAAACGGGAAGGAGGCGGCCTGTAAGTGGGTGAAGATGCCGATGAGACTCTTCTTCTTGGTCTGACTGTCTTCGATGACTTGGTCACATACCAAGAAGGCTTGCACGCTGGGGGCGGGAATGTCTGGCATGAAGGTCATTCTATGAGATCAGGGGAGATTCTCAAAGGACTCTTCCAAATGAGGCGCGGAAGTTTGAACCGGGGGTTATTTCGATTTGAAGGAGAATGCACACACGCGGATTGATCCGCGCAACGTCAGCCGAGCACCACGGTCCCGCCTTTGTTTTCACTGACGTCGCCGAAGAGGGTCGTGCCGGAACCAATGCGACAGTAATGGGGCGTGATGTCCACGAGCATGCCTTTATGCGAGTAGAATTTTCCCAGCGCCACCTGGATTTTCTTGTGCGCCACGACGCAGGCTTCCAGCACCGTCTGGCCGGTGGATTGATCGGTCACGCGGACCCACGGAAGGTCGGCGGTCACGCTGTCGTCCGCGCGATGCACGTCGACGCTGAACTGTTCGGTCGGATTCAGCACCAGGACATTGCGGCGAAGATGGCCGATGTGTGTGCCCGCATTACCGTACAGATCGATTGTGACGAGAAGTAAGCCTTGCTCCGGTTTCGATTCCAAAAACAGCTGTTCTTTTCCCTGGATCCGAACCACCCCGTTGGTATTGCGGAACTTATTTGAACCGATGAGCAGTTCGAGGCCTTGCCGCGAGGATTCTGCCTCGGCTGGATCGGGCGCGGAAGCGCCGATTGTGCGTTGTGGGGCAAGCGATTCTGACATCGTAATCCTCGTTCCGATATGTCCGTTAGCGGACGTACGTGCGTGCTGATGGGAAGGTGTGAGGCTAGGCTTTGGGCACCCTCCCTGTCAAGACGGTTCAGAGGAAATCGATGGGGATATAGATGGCTCGGCTTGAGTCGAGGGTGCTTCAACAGATTCTGAAGAATATAGCCAGATTCTCTCTGTCGGAGTCTGCTCATCGGGCGGTATGTAAGAGTGGAGCCCACGGATCTGTTTGCAAACCAGAAAGTCACTGTGATACCGTTCCACCCTCGATTTGGCAGTCCTGCCTGGTAGTGCTGTAGTTAGAGGCGCACAGGAGGGCCGACATGTCCCGGATGGTCCCATCGTCTAGCCCGGTCAGGACGGAGCCCTCTCAAGGCTTAAACACGGGTTCAAATCCCGTTGGGACCACCAACTGATTTCCTTCCGTTGTTTTTCCGTTCTTCCTGCTTGTCACCTCACCGGCTGTCTGTCGAATGTGTAATCTGGTCGTGCGTCTCTATTGATGGCGACTCGGCACCCACTTAATGGAATGAACTGATTCTTTCTCCGCCTCGGCGCACTTGTATTGGTACACGTATGCGCGGAGTAGGGAGCGCGCTTGGCGGCAAGTGGGTCACGGCGCTCGCTTCATTGACGCCTCTAGCGCCGGTTGTGTATAAGGAATGCGCCTTTTGTAATCATATTGTTGGATGGTGATGGGCTATGGCGACGCGCGAATTTCATGACGGCGGGAAAGATGGCTTAGAGGCCCTCGAGCCGCTCGACCCGGATAAAATCGGTTCGTTTAGCGAGCTGCTGGTTGCGATGGGCAAGACGGCGTTCGGCGGCCGGCGGTTGGGCGAAGCGTTCGAAGTCCTCGATGCGATGATCAAGGATGTCGACTGCAAGGTCGTGTTGACCCTTTCCGGGGCTATGACCATCGCCAAGATGGGCAAGATCATCAGCACGATGGTGGATCGGGGGATGGTCCACTGTATCATTTCCACCGGTGCGCTGATCGCGCACGGCTTGAGCGAGTCGATCGGCAAGACGCATTATCGCGTCAACCCGGCGATGTCTGATGAGGAATTGTTCGAGAAGGGGTACAACCGCGTCTACGATACGCTGGAGATGGAGTCCAATCTCAACTATGTTGAGCAGGTGGTTTCGCAGACGTTGAAGCGCGTGAATTATGATACGCCGCTCTCTTCTGAAATCCTGACACGTGAGTTGGGTAAGACGTTGGCAGAAGAGTATGAAGGGGACGGGATTCTCAAGAGCGCCTATCTGAAGAAGGTCCCGGTTTATATCCCCGCGTATACTGATTCGGAAATGGGATTGGATGTGGGGACCTGGGCTATGGGCCGTGCCCTTGATAAGGCCCGCGCTCAAGTGAAACCGGGCGATGACCTGGAGGTGCTGCGCAGCATCCATCTGGCCCTCCCGTCCTTCAACCCCTATCTTGACCTCAATAGTTATGCCGGTCAGATCTTGTCTGCCAAGAAGATCGGGATTTTTACGATCGGCGGCGGGGTCCCGCGGAATTGGGCACAACAGGTTGGCCCTTATGTCGAGATCGGCAATCATCGGCTGGGGCTCAATGTGAAGCCGCCGCGTTTTCAATACGGCGTGCGAATCTGCCCCGAACCGGATTATTGGGGCGGCCTGAGCGGCTGCACCTATCAAGAAGGTATCTCGTGGGGCAAGTTCGTTCCACCGGCCGACGGGGGGCGGTTTGCCGAAGTGCTCAGCGATGCGACAGTGGTGTGGCCTCTGTTGATGATGGGTTTGCTGGAGCGGCAGCGGGCGCGGGACAAGCGACCGTCATGAAGAGCCTGCGGCAGGGCATGACGACGGCGGGCTTGCTGGTGATGGCGTGTCTCGCCCTATTTTCGCCTGAGGCAGGCGCCAAGAATGAGTCCGGCCAGACCGATAACCGTATGAGGGGCCAGGCCAACGCGCCGGTGACGCTGATCGAGTATTCGGACTTCACCTGCGGCTATTGTTTGAAGTTTTTTCGCGAGACTTGGCCGAGAATCCAAGCGCGGTATGTGGATACCGGCAAAGTGAAGTTTCTCTACCGCGATTATCCGCGCGCCGATCAAGGGCCTGGTCTCGATGCGGCGCTGGCAGCGCGTTGTGCCGGGGGCCAGGGGAAGTATTGGGCAATGCATGATCGCCTGTTTGCAGAGGGTGGGCGGATCGATCAGGCGGTCATTCTGCGGCACGCCGTTGCCATCGGGTTGACCCAAGCGACATTTGAACGCTGCCTCAAAGACAAGTCTCACGTCGCGTCGATTTTTGAAGATCGGGAAGAAGCCAATCGCTGGGGATTTCACGGAACCCCCGGATTCATTCTGATCCGGACGGCGAGCGGCCCTACGGAGAAAGAACCTGCGATCGCGATTCCCGGAGCGTTTCCGTTCGAAATGTTTGCCGAAGAAATCGATCGATTGCTCGCGAGTGCTCCGCAATCACGCGGAGGGATAGAGCGCGAATCTCTCATCCGACCCGTGCGGTCCGTTGAAGGCTCGACGCCGCTGGTTCGTGATCCACACGTGCCATAACGTAGGAGTAACTATGGCTTCCACGCAATCATTCTGGTCGGTTCCTCAGCAGGAGGGAACGGCTGAGTTTTGGGTTTGTATGTCCTGTCTGGGAGAAGTGTTTTACCGGAAAGTGCCGATGCCAGACTGTCCGTCCTGCCACGGGGTGTCCACGTATGAGAGCTTTACGTTGGACGCAGTGCGTGATTGGGGGACGGACGAACTTATTGCCAAGGCGGGTGCTGAACAGAAGGCCGCCGAGGCGGATCAGCCTGCCTCTATTCCTGCCTCGTCCTAGAGGGAGATCGCGCGTTTGCAGGAACCACGTCCGTTTCTCGTCCACGGAGTCTGGAAGCGCAGCGCCACCACGGTCGGCGTGACGAATCCATTTACGGGAAACGTCTTTGCGGAAGTCTGTCAGGCCGGTGAGAGCGACGTAGAAGAGGCCATTGCCTCCTCAGTGGTTGCCGCGCCTGTCATGGCGAAGCTGCCATCCCATGCCCGCTATAATATTCTCCAGGATATGGCTGCCCTGCTCTATCGCCGGCGGGATGAGTTTGCCCAAACCATCACGGCAGAAGCCGGCAAGCCGATCGCCGACGCGAAGCGCGAGGTCAACCGCGCGGTGCAGACGTTGACGATCGCGGCTGAAGAGGCCAAGCGTATCCCCGGCGAAGTGGTTCCGCTCGATTGGACGCCCCAGACCGAATCCTATCTGGGGATGGTTCGCCGATTTCCACTGGGTCCCATCGTCGGCATCACGCCGTTTAATTTCCCGCTCAATCTGGTCGTTCACAAGGTCGCGCCGGCGTTGGCCGCCGGCAATCCGATTCTGATCAAGCCCGCGCCGCAGACCCCATTGACCGCGTTACTCCTGGGTGAAGTCGCCTTGGAAGCCGGACTCCCTGCCGGCGGACTGAACGTGGTGCCCTGTGAGAATGCGCTCGCGGAACGGCTGGTGATCGATCCTCGCTTCAAGCTGCTGAGCTTTACCGGTAGTGCGCCGGTCGGCTGGATGTTGAAAGCCAAATGCGGCAAGAAAAAGGTGACGCTCGAACTCGGGGGGAACGCTGGCGTGATCATCGAGCCGGATGCCGATCTTGATCTGGCGGCCAAGCGGTGCGCCAGCGGCGGCTTTGGCTATGCCGGACAGACGTGTATTTCGGTCCAGCGCATCCTCGTGCATCATTCGGTGGCCGATACGTTTACCACCAAATTGTTGCTGCAAGTCGCCCGGCTGAAAGCCGGCGATCCGACGGATGAGACGACGACCGTCGGTCCGTTGATCGATCCTGTGGCCACGCAGCGCGTTGAGGGATGGATTGAAGAGGCCGTGTCGCAAGGAGCCCGGGTATTGCTCGGTGGCAAGCGCTTAGGAACGGTCTTGGAAGCCACGGTGCTCACGAATGTGAAGCTGGAAATGAAGGTGTCTTGCCAGGAAGTATTTGGTCCGGTAGTGACGGTGTCGTCCTATCGGCAGTTCAGCGATGCGATTGCGGCGTTGAATCAATCTGACTACGGATTGCAGGCCGGTGTGTTCACGCAGGATATCAATAAGGTCTTTCATGCCTTTCGTCATTTGGAAGTGGGCGGCGTGCTTGCCAACGAAATTCCCACGTTTCGAGCGGATCACATGCCCTATGGCGGCGTGAAGGATTCCGGCTTGGGGAGAGAAGGCGTACGAGCGGCCATTGAAGATATGACCGAACCGCGGTTGTTGGTTCTGAATCTGAAAGAACCGGCCGGGGGATCGTAGAAATAATCCCGTGAGGATATTGCGAACCACGCCCAATCTTGGTACAACAGCGGCCCAATACAACTGTACGTCAATATAGCGCGATAGCGCGGTTAGCCTGCGGATAGATAAGGGAGACGACGATGGTACCTACACAGATGTTTCTGACGCGAGGAGTGGGAGTTCATAAGGAGAAGCTGGCGTCCTTTGAACAAGCCCTCCGTAGTGCCGGTGTGGCCTACTGCAATCTGGTGACGGTCTCGTCGATCCTTCCCCCAAACTGCAAAATTATCCCGCGCAAGCGGGGTGAAAAAATGTTAAATCCCGGCGAAATCACCTTTTGCGTGATGGCCCGATCCGAAACGAATGAGCGCAACCGCCTCGTATCTGCATCCATCGGACTCGCGATCCCAACCGACCGCCAAACCTACGGCTATCTCTCCGAGCACCATGCTCACGGCGAAACCGATGAGGAGACTGGCGAGTATACTGAAGATCTCGCCGCGCAAATGTTGGCGACCACGCTGGGAGTGGAGTTCGATCCGAACATCGCGTGGAAAGAGCGTGAGCAGGTTTTTAAAATGGCCGGACAAATCGTGCGCACATTGAATATCACGCAGTCGGCTGTCGGCAAACCGGATCGATGGACGACGGTCATTGCCTTGGCCGTCTTTATCCCCGAAGAAAATATCCCCAAGCGTTCCCGCCGCTAGTTCGGCGTGCGCGGATTGCCCAGGGTCAGGCACTGCATGCCGGCGTTTGTGGCGGAAGAACAGCAATGACACTGCCTGCTGGGTGGGAAGGCCCTGACCACAACTTCCTGGGGATTGATGAGCCCTGGTGCCATCCTGACCGGGCCGGCGTCTATGTCCTGCCGGCTCCATACGAACATACCTCCAGCTATATTCTCGGATCAGACCGCGGCCCCTCCGCTATTTTAGAGGCATCCGCTCAGGTGGAGTTTTACGATGAGCAGCTCGGGTGTGAGCCGTTCCGTGAGTGGGGCGGCATTGCGACCGCGACCACGCTCGATCTGCAAGGGCGCGTGGACGGGCAGGCGGTCGATGCGATTCAGTCATTTGTCGCCCCGCATGTCGGGACCGGACGGTTTCTCGTCACCCTCACCGGCGAGCATACCGGCGCGCTCGGGGCAATCCGGGCCCATGCGAAACGCTACCCCGATTTATGCGTGGTGCAGATCGACGCGCATGGCGATTTACGCCAGGCCTATGGAGGCAATCCGTTCAGCCACGCGAGTGTCATGGCCCGAGTCGTGGATGACGGGCATCGCCTCGTGCAAGTTGGGATCCGGTCGATCTGTCCGGAAGAAATCCAACGGATCAAGACAACCAAGAGCATCTCGACATTCTTTGCCGCCACGATTCTCGATCCGTCAGGTCCGTACGAGGGGCGGGCGGCGCGGTGGGTGCCGGAGGTGGTGGCGGCCTGCACCGGGCCGGTGTATCTGACGTTCGATTGCGACGGGCTGGACAGCGCTATTATCCCTGCCCTGGGTACGCCGGAACCGGGCGGCCTCGGCTGGTACGATACTCTGCATCTGGTCACAGCCTTGGCTAACGGGCCGGGGATTGTCGGGATGGATATTAGTGAGATTGCTCCGATCGAAGGGTTCGTGGCGCCGCAATTTGCGATTGCCCGTCTAATCTATCGCATGCTCGGCCGGATCAAAGCCGGCCGCCGGGTTCATTAAGGCGTTCGCCACGATGCTGCGCGACAGTCAGCCCGCGCCTGCCTCTCCCATCCGCATCAATAAATTTTTTACCGAGCATGGCATTTGTTCCAGGCGTGAGGCGGACCAGCGCGTCGACGCGGGCCGAGTGACGATCAATGGAGTCGTCGCGACGCTGGGCGATCGCGTGCGTCGAACGGATGTCGTCGCTTGCGACGGGGCAGTGATCCCATGGGGTCACGCCTTCATTTACATCAAGTATCACAAGCCGGTCGGAGTCACGACGACGAGCGAGTCGCACGTGCCTCGGAATATTATCGCAGAAATCGGCCATCCCGAACGGATTTTCCCCATCGGACGGCTGGATAAAGATTCATCCGGCCTGATCTTGCTCACCAACGACGGAAATATCGTCAACGACATTCTGCGCGTAGAGTTTGGCCATGAACGGGAATACGTCGTGGATGTTGAGCGGCCGTTCGATGAGGCGTTCCTTGCGCACATGGCGGAGGGCGTTGTGATTCTCGGCAGTAAGACGCGGCCGTGCCGCATGGAGCGCGTGCGGCCGAACCGGTTCCGCATCATCTTGACGGAGGGGCGCAATCGCCAGATCAGACGGATGTGTCAGGCGCTGGGCTATCGGGTGACCGGGTTGCACCGCGTCAGAATCATGCACATTGGAATCGCCGGATTGGGAGTGGGGAGTTGGAAAGCACTCTCGGCCGACGAATGGGCTGAACTGCTTCGGGCGGTTGGGCGGATGCCAACCTAGCGGACATCGCTTGAGACGACGGGCGAAGCGGGTGGCCCCCCGATAGGTTCACGATCCGTCGTGTCAGAAGGGAGATCGTCGGCCGCGTCAATATCGTCGTCGACCGGTTTTCTGCGTGTGCCCAGGAATAGGTTGAGCAACGCGATAAAGAAACTCCCACCCACCAATGTCATGCTGCTGGCTTTGATCGTTTTCGTTCCCTCATCGCGCATATCTTTTGCCACATCGGCGACGGTATCCAGCAAGTGATCGAGCGACAGGCTTACCTGAATCATTTTAGGGCCGGCATTGTCGGAGGCATGCTCTTCCGCTTTTCTGCGCAGGGATTCGCGCTCGGCGGGAGAGGTCGCCGTCCACTCCTGAGTCAGGAGCTGAACTGTCGTGCTCGCGACGGAAAAATATTGATCGAGGCTGCGCCGAACGGACTCAATGTCTTCGGGCTCGCTCCGTCCGCTGCGGGAGACGCGCAGACCTGCCGCCGCGTACCGGTCGATGGCGTGTTGAATCTTCGCCCGCTGAACGGGAAGCGATTCCGTGATGCGTTCGAAGTCCGTTTGACTGTGGGCTTCCAAGGCTCGAATAATCGTATTGCGGTAGCGCATCGTGTCGGCCGAAATGTGCGCGAGGTCGGTCGCCCCGAGTGTGTACTCCGTATACATGATGCGCAGGTCTTGGTCGACTTGGCTCAGGGTCTGTCCGCTATACCAGCCGATCCCGGCAATGAGGGCGCTGATCAGAAGCTGGGGGCCGGTCGGCTTTGGAATGGAGAGGCGATTGAGCAGTCCCACAGCGGTGTCCTTGGTTAATCGATGATGATCCGACGGTCGACGTGGGACGTCAGTGTGGGATCGTTGGAGACGAACACCACTGACCAGGGCTCATCTTTCGAACAGAGGCGACGGAGAATCGTCTCCCGCATCGTCGGGTGCAGGTTGTGAATGATGCCGTCAAAAATGAGAATCTGCGGCCTGGCGAGGATGGCGCGCGCGAGCAGGATTCGCGCAATGTGAGTCGGGCCCAACACTCTGCCGGGTGTGCGTACGTGAGACTTAATGCCTTGCGGTAAGGCATCGATCTCGTCTTCCAGCTCGGTGAAGCGAAGCGCCCAGCGGACATCGCTGTACGGCACATAGGACCGGCCTAACACGATGTTCTCTTCGATGGTGCCTTCGAACAGGGTGAGTTGAGAGTCGAGCATAAATCCGCGGCAGCGATTGACGGTCGTTCGATCCAGATGCCGGAGATCCACTCCGTTGTAGCGGAGGACGCCATGAGTCGGCGCGCTCAGCCCAGCGAGGACGCGGGCCAAGGCGGTTTTTGCGGTAGTCGTGCTGGCATAGATGCCGACTTTTTCACCCGGCATGACCTCCAGGTCGAAGTTCGAGAAGATGGGCGCGGTGCCAGGATGCGCAACCGCCAGATCCTTGCAAGTCAGGCGAATTCCGTGGATGGTGGGATCCGGTAACGGAACGGACAGCGTTGTGGACTCCTGGTCTTTGGGCAGCGAAAAAAACTGGTCGAGTTCTGTCACGGCGGTCAGGAAGTAATAGACATGGCCCATCCGCTTGACGACGGCCTCGAAACTATTGAGGAGTCCTGCGACAACCACCTCGGCCGCGACCAGCTGTCCGATCGTCAATTGACCGATCGAGAGGAGCCACCCGGCGGTGGCGATCAGACTGCTGTGGGCGATTGCCTGCCAGCCGACGGCGCCCAGGTATTGCCGCGCGAGAACGGCAAAACGCGCGCGTCTGGTCGCAACGTAGTTGTCGACCAACATATCGGATTTGTGCATGAGCAGGGGCTGACTATCGGTCGCCTTGAAATGCAGCAAGTTGTAGGAAATTTCCTGTATCCAGTGCAGCGTCTCGTATTTGGCATGGGAGACTTCAATGGTCGTTCGAAGGCCGCCATGCGACAGGAGGAAAAACACCACATTGAACCCCGTGAGCAGCAATACGTCGTACAGCAGGAAATACGGGTGGTAGAAGACGAGGATCGACATTCCCACGGCGCCGCCGACGACCACATTGATCATGTCGACAAGCAACACGGAGAGCGCGCGTTGCATCAACACCGTTTCAAGAAAGTAGTTGGCGTAGCGCGGCTTGAACTTCTGATATTGCATGAGCGGCAGCTGCTGCGTCATGGCGAGGGTGATGCGCGCGTACACCCGGCGCTCCAGTACTTCGACGGCATAATATTGGAGTGTTTTGAAGACGCCGACAAAGGCCAAGGCCAAGGCCATGACGACGGCGAGAGTCACGATGGTGATGGGCTGAATCGCGAAGGCGAAGGTGTTGACGAGCTCCTGAACCGTCAACGGCACAATCAGCGAGAACAGACCGATGGCCAGTGAATAGGAGAAGATCAGCCCGAGGACTTTCTTCTCAAGGCTGAAGAGGAGCCCCAGGTGTCCCAGCATAGCCTGGAAGAGGTTCGGCTGCGTATCCGAATGGCCTTCGGCCATGTCTATCAGGTCCTTACTCTAAATCGCCGAGGGGCGGTGCGGAGGGGGGCTCGTCGCGAGGACACTCGCCGTCGTGACGGTGCCGAATCCACGTTGCTAGGGCCACCCTAGCAAATATCGGCTGTAAATTCCACGTTTACATGGACTTAGTCGCGAGACCGGTAACTGACTGGAACCACACTCGGACTGCTTTTGGCCCAGGCGCCAATGGCCCATTGATAGAGGGCCTGGGCTTTCTGGTAGTCGGCTTTGGCCCGAATGACCTGCGCTTCGGAGTCCACGGAATTGCGCTCGCGGAGATTGACAAACAGCACGCTGGTTGCGCCGAGGCCAAACCGGAATCGTTCGCCCTCTTCAAGCGTTCTCGCGAGCTTCAAGGACTGCACGGCTGCTTCCATTCGCTCCTTGGCTCGCTCGATCGCCGAGAGGGCGTTATCGACATCGACGACCACTTGCTGCTCACGGAACTTTTGGACCATGACAAAGCGGTCTGCTTTGCCCTGAGCCTCAAGCACTTCGCCGCGGCTTCGGCGCTGGAGAATGGGGATTCTGAGTTCAAGCCCAAAGCGGTATCCGAGGCCGAGTACGAATTTCTCCGGGGCGCGGGCCGGGGCCGCTTCGGCGTCCAGGCTCGGGAGTAAGTTGTTTTTGGCGAGCTCCAGGTCGATATCGTTCATTTTCGCTTCGATTCCGATTTCTCTAATTTCAGGCCGCTCGGCTTTCGCTTGGACTTTATGGGCCTTCACGGCGTCAGGTGTCGGAGAAAGCATTTGCGCCGGGAAGTCCGGGACTCGGTCGAGGGCGGGAAGCGAGGGGACGTTGTTCTCCCACAGGAACATCGAGAGTTTGAACTGTTCCTGCTCCACCTGGCGTTGCGCGGCAATGGAGATTTCTCGACGGCGCTGGACCTCCTGGTTGGCTTCGACGACGTCTAACGGCGCAACGGCTCCGGCCTTCGCCCGCCCGTCCACCTGCTTAAACCGATCCTCTGCCACTTTGAGGGCTTTGCGCTGAACTTCGACATAGCGGACGGCGGCGACCCAATCCCAGAACTGTGTGGCTGCGGCGAGGAACAAGTCCTGCCGGGTCTGTGCAATACGGATATCCGCTCGGGGATCGGCCAGCTCCGACCGCTGCAGTTCGGCATTCTCAGGATTGATCATCAAGCCTTTCAGGAGGGGAAAGAACCCTCCTAACAGGACCTGCTGGTTTCCGTTTCCAAAAGAAAGGTCAGGAATCTTGGCATCGCCGATGGCTTGGCGAACCCCTGCGCTGTACCGAAATCCCATCGGATTCCGGGCTTCGATGAGGGTGTCGTTGAAGCCCACCGATTGGGTGCCGAACTTATCCTTTGAGACGAACCGTTCGATTTCGGTGTCATTGACGAAGATGGGCTCAAAGGCTCCAAGGGCTTTGAGCATTCGGCCGCGTGCCATCACTTTCTCAGTCCCGGCTCCTTTGAGCAACGGGTGTGAACGATCGATCCAGGCGTGGATTTCATCCAGGCTCAAGGGAATTGCGGGGAGCCCTTTTGCCGCGTCTCCCTCGGCTGCGGCGGCGCTGAACGGAACCGCTGCCGCAGACAGAACGAGTGCCCCAAGCACGAGGCCGAACCGTAAGAATATCATGGCTACTCCTTTGCTCTCCTGGAGATGAGCACGTTGCCGCCCGTCGACTCGTGGGCGCAGGGCACGACCGGACATGCGGTGGAGAAGTGAACCAGCGAGAAACCGATACTGGTGGGAGCGGTTACTTCGCACCTCGTCCCGCTTTCGGTAAGAGCGTATCGATGAGGCTTGGCGGACGCTCTTGGTAATCAGGCGGGAAGAGGTTAAAGCGCCGCCAGAG contains the following coding sequences:
- a CDS encoding pseudouridine synthase — encoded protein: MRINKFFTEHGICSRREADQRVDAGRVTINGVVATLGDRVRRTDVVACDGAVIPWGHAFIYIKYHKPVGVTTTSESHVPRNIIAEIGHPERIFPIGRLDKDSSGLILLTNDGNIVNDILRVEFGHEREYVVDVERPFDEAFLAHMAEGVVILGSKTRPCRMERVRPNRFRIILTEGRNRQIRRMCQALGYRVTGLHRVRIMHIGIAGLGVGSWKALSADEWAELLRAVGRMPT
- a CDS encoding MCP four helix bundle domain-containing protein: MGLLNRLSIPKPTGPQLLISALIAGIGWYSGQTLSQVDQDLRIMYTEYTLGATDLAHISADTMRYRNTIIRALEAHSQTDFERITESLPVQRAKIQHAIDRYAAAGLRVSRSGRSEPEDIESVRRSLDQYFSVASTTVQLLTQEWTATSPAERESLRRKAEEHASDNAGPKMIQVSLSLDHLLDTVADVAKDMRDEGTKTIKASSMTLVGGSFFIALLNLFLGTRRKPVDDDIDAADDLPSDTTDREPIGGPPASPVVSSDVR
- a CDS encoding ATP-binding cassette domain-containing protein, which produces MAEGHSDTQPNLFQAMLGHLGLLFSLEKKVLGLIFSYSLAIGLFSLIVPLTVQELVNTFAFAIQPITIVTLAVVMALALAFVGVFKTLQYYAVEVLERRVYARITLAMTQQLPLMQYQKFKPRYANYFLETVLMQRALSVLLVDMINVVVGGAVGMSILVFYHPYFLLYDVLLLTGFNVVFFLLSHGGLRTTIEVSHAKYETLHWIQEISYNLLHFKATDSQPLLMHKSDMLVDNYVATRRARFAVLARQYLGAVGWQAIAHSSLIATAGWLLSIGQLTIGQLVAAEVVVAGLLNSFEAVVKRMGHVYYFLTAVTELDQFFSLPKDQESTTLSVPLPDPTIHGIRLTCKDLAVAHPGTAPIFSNFDLEVMPGEKVGIYASTTTAKTALARVLAGLSAPTHGVLRYNGVDLRHLDRTTVNRCRGFMLDSQLTLFEGTIEENIVLGRSYVPYSDVRWALRFTELEDEIDALPQGIKSHVRTPGRVLGPTHIARILLARAILARPQILIFDGIIHNLHPTMRETILRRLCSKDEPWSVVFVSNDPTLTSHVDRRIIID
- a CDS encoding TolC family protein; the protein is MIFLRFGLVLGALVLSAAAVPFSAAAAEGDAAKGLPAIPLSLDEIHAWIDRSHPLLKGAGTEKVMARGRMLKALGAFEPIFVNDTEIERFVSKDKFGTQSVGFNDTLIEARNPMGFRYSAGVRQAIGDAKIPDLSFGNGNQQVLLGGFFPLLKGLMINPENAELQRSELADPRADIRIAQTRQDLFLAAATQFWDWVAAVRYVEVQRKALKVAEDRFKQVDGRAKAGAVAPLDVVEANQEVQRRREISIAAQRQVEQEQFKLSMFLWENNVPSLPALDRVPDFPAQMLSPTPDAVKAHKVQAKAERPEIREIGIEAKMNDIDLELAKNNLLPSLDAEAAPARAPEKFVLGLGYRFGLELRIPILQRRSRGEVLEAQGKADRFVMVQKFREQQVVVDVDNALSAIERAKERMEAAVQSLKLARTLEEGERFRFGLGATSVLFVNLRERNSVDSEAQVIRAKADYQKAQALYQWAIGAWAKSSPSVVPVSYRSRD